The window TAACGGATGGCGGTATGAAACGTTGGGGATTGCGGGCTACTTTCCTGTCCAGTTACACCGAACTTAATGCGGGGCAGGACGCCTACATAACCACCTAAACCCCAATGTTTTATACCGCATGTTGTATGCTGGGCTTTATTCATTGTCAATTCATTATCAATTTATTACAATCTAAAATTTGTTCAATCGAAGAACTGCTGTTCCCGAAAAAATTAGTTTTTAGGGTCGGCAAAAAAGCGGTGGCAAACAGCAAGCTCTATTGCAATTTTTGGCCGTGTGTTGGTTTGTGCGAATTGCAATTGTGCTTGGCTGTGTGCTGTAGCCTAAACCATACATTCTTCTAAATACATAAATGATTGAGGTGGAGTGGCATTAAAATCATCTTTTAAGGATAGGGCTTTATCATACCTTTTCACTTTTTTAATTTTTATTGCAAATCCACGTTCCTTATTACTAAAATATTCAAAGAAAAAATCCTCAGAAATACCTGAGAAATCTTTCGTCTTTTGCCACAAATTAATTAAATCCTCATTAATTATTGAATCAATTTCAAATTCACCAATCACTCTTTGAACTGGAGAAGATGCATAAACAACAACTGTTTTAACATTTCTATTTTTAAAAACAGAACGGCGAAACTCATATTTTTTTGTTCCGTCAAATATTTTTTCTGCATATTCTGGTTTAATCGATAATAAGACTCTCATTAGTTTCAGTTTCCTTTAAAATTAATTTAAATTGTTCTTTTGTAATCTTTTTTAATCCTCTTAATTCGTTTTCTACACCTGAAATTATTCCTAATTCCAATAATCGTTGTCTATTAATCCTTTTTCCCGTTGGAAACGAATGAGTATATAAAAAGTTTATAATAAAAGGTTTGTATTTGGGAGACCAGTTCCAAAATTCCTTCAAACCTTTATCTGTAAAAATACTCCTTTTTCGACATTTAAGAATAAAATCATTCTCATCAAGAATGTTTTCTATTTTATCTTCAGCAATCGCAATTGTGGTAATTACACTGCTATAATAAGCTGACCTATCTTTTGCCGCTGTTCTATAAAAAACAATAATATCACCTTTATTTATATTTCGTTCAATTGAACGTGTTATATAAGCTTTGCTAATTGCATTTCTATGAGGTTGATTTTCAATAAAATCATATGGAGATTCTGTAGTTAAGATAGAATCTGGCAATAATTCTGTATGATAATCTGGGTAAATAGGTATCATATAGATGTTTGTCTCTTTTGATAGATATGGGAAAGTAAGTTTTGGGTTTTCCTTATTAAAAGAAGGGGTAAAATCACGAATGTATACTAATTCTTCA is drawn from Candidatus Margulisiibacteriota bacterium and contains these coding sequences:
- a CDS encoding ASCH domain-containing protein — protein: MRVLLSIKPEYAEKIFDGTKKYEFRRSVFKNRNVKTVVVYASSPVQRVIGEFEIDSIINEDLINLWQKTKDFSGISEDFFFEYFSNKERGFAIKIKKVKRYDKALSLKDDFNATPPQSFMYLEECMV